From one Lycium barbarum isolate Lr01 chromosome 6, ASM1917538v2, whole genome shotgun sequence genomic stretch:
- the LOC132645883 gene encoding coleoptile phototropism protein 1-like — protein MVKESNPLNGGSIFVEKRNHCVIYPASGSMVAESVERRNKHWFVQTKIPSDLIVEIRDKSFHLHKLSMVSRSGYLNRLVVERNGSNYTRVQIDTVPGGPKIFELVVRFCYGLKIKATASNIAPLYCAAHFLEMNDDLHQGNLISKAEAFLSCVILSSWKDTFRILKSCESVSSWSKDLHIVKRCTEAISWKACSETGVSSIEDNEVLVNVMADDTTKLVKLCGNWFFKDFSSLRIDHFIEVISMIKKRKIKPELVGSCIAHWTKKWISQITVPQEKSKDQELAIQLHRVTTECLIRVLPAEEDSVSSNFLLHLFKIGLIMNIDPKLKDQLKTRIALMLEKCSAKDLLVRNSTTLFDLDIVVQVVEAYVSLAPNNPESRMCVVGRLVDDYLSLIARDENLVARSFSSLVNALPKEARFCDDNLYRSIDMYLKEHPDLIEEERSSICRKMEYHKLSHEARTHALKNDRLPDNIRTQFLLLEQVNMTRLLTSDGSSYQRTMSETIMKISNGLDKSWMNSSQNEMKAMKQEVDMLKAQVGELQQLRMKLQRQTKKSVFC, from the exons ATGGTGAAAGAAAGTAACCCACTAAACGGTGGATCAATATTTGTGGAGAAGAGAAATCACTGTGTGATTTATCCAGCCAGTGGCAGTATGGTAGCAGAGTCTGTGGAAAGAAGAAACAAGCACTG GTTTGTCCAAACAAAAATACCAAGTGATTTGATAGTAGAAATTAGAGACAAAAGCTTCCACTTGCATAAG CTCTCCATGGTTTCAAGAAGTGGATATCTTAACAGATTGGTAGTTGAAAGGAACGGGAGCAACTATACTAGAGTTCAGATTGATACAGTTCCCGGTGGGCCTAAAATCTTCGAATTAGTAGTGAGATTTTGTTATGGACTGAAGATCAAAGCTACAGCTTCAAATATTGCCCCACTGTATTGTGCTGCTCATTTTTTGGAAATGAATGATGATCTTCACCAAGGAAATCTTATTTCTAAAGCAGAGGCATTCCTAAGCTGTGTAATCCTTTCTTCATGGAAAGACACATTTAGGATCTTGAAAAGCTGTGAATCAGTTTCATCTTGGTCTAAAGATTTGCACATTGTCAAACGTTGCACGGAAGCCATTTCTTGGAAAGCTTGTTCAGAGACTGGAGTGAGTAGTATAGAAGACAATGAAGTGTTGGTGAATGTCATGGCAGATGATACAACCAAGTTGGTGAAGTTGTGTGGCAATTGGTTTTTCAAGGATTTTTCATCCCTCCGGATAGATCATTTTATCGAAGTAATTTCAATGATCAAAAAGAGAAAGATTAAGCCAGAGCTTGTGGGGTCATGTATAGCTCACTGGACAAAGAAGTGGATTTCTCAAATCACAGTTCCACAAGAGAAATCGAAAGATCAAGAATTGGCCATCCAACTACACAGAGTGACAACTGAATGTCTGATAAGGGTGCTTCCTGCTGAGGAAGACTCAGTTTCCAGCAATTTTCTGCTTCATCTTTTCAAGATTGGGCTAATTATGAACATTGATCCCAAATTAAAAGACCAGCTCAAGACAAGAATAGCTCTCATGCTGGAAAAATGTAGTGCTAAAGACCTTCTAGTCAGGAACAGTACAACTCTTTTCGACTTGGACATTGTTGTTCAAGTGGTAGAAGCTTATGTCTCTCTTGCACCAAATAATCCCGAGTCAAGAATGTGTGTTGTCGGGAGGCTAGTGGATGACTACCTCTCCCTCATAGCGAGGGACGAGAACCTTGTAGCAAGAAGCTTTTCCTCTCTTGTAAATGCATTGCCAAAAGAAGCAAGATTTTGTGATGACAACCTATATAGGTCGATAGACATGTACCTCAAG GAACATCCTGACCtaatagaagaagaaagaagcaGCATATGCAGAAAAATGGAGTACCATAAGCTATCACACGAAGCGCGAACACATGCCTTGAAGAATGATAGGCTGCCAGATAACATCAGGACACAATTTTTACTTCTTGAACAAGTCAATATGACAAGGTTACTAACTTCAGATGGTTCAAGTTACCAGAGAACTATGTCAGAAACCATAATGAAAATCAGCAACGGTCTGGACAAGAGTTGGATGAATTCCTCCCAGAATGAAATGAAAGCGATGAAACAAGAGGTTGATATGTTAAAGGCTCAAGTTGGTGAATTGCAGCAACTTAGGATGAAGCTTCAAAGGCAAACGAAGAAATCTGTCTTTTGTTAG
- the LOC132645884 gene encoding uncharacterized protein LOC132645884 isoform X1 — MAEDGRNGADQPGSDPNPCPICLATVTEESYLDQCFHKFCYGCILRWIKVVTSKHSHAPASVKCPLCKTENFSIVRSYSEGVFQQHYVNENLDNSAFFTKAHKYRLQCYYTDEGGLFDKFNVPRFWKLHKYLQPNPWLISWLRREIQALTQSQVEVTGIISHLEEEDVDIIVHHILGVIDSFRRNEQKQIKVTQAKQEEFKIMVSEAARPFLTGRTDRFVNELELFLASSLTIDAFDSVYIQHLGWKVPEMVGEGEVGEPVEHTPLVPHLYFFDEDCDENE, encoded by the exons ATGGCCGAAGACGGACGAAACGGGGCGGATCAACCGGGATCCGACCCGAACCCGTGCCCGATCTGTCTTGCAACAGTTACTGAAGAGTCCTACTTGGATCAATGTTTCC ACAAATTTTGCTACGGTTGCATTCTGCGTTGGATAAAGGTGGTTACGAGCAAGCACTCTCATGCACCTGCTTCAGTAAAGTGTCCTTTATGTAAG ACAGAGAACTTTTCTATTGTACGGAGCTACAGTGAAGGGGTTTTTCAACAACATTATGTTAATGAAAACTTGGACAATAG TGCGTTCTTCACAAAAGCTCACAAGTATAGATTGCAGTGCTACTATACTGATGAAG GGGGCTTATTTGACAAATTCAATGTGCCACGTTTTTGGAAGTTGCACAAGTATCTGCAGCCTAATccttggcttataagttggttgaGAAGAGAAATCCAGGCTTTGACTCAG AGTCAGGTTGAAGTCACTGGGATAATCTCTCATCTAGAG GAGGAAGATGTAGATATTATTGTACATCATATACTTGGTGTGATTGATTCATTTAGAAG AAATGAGCAAAAGCAAATAAAAGTTACTCAAGCAAAGCAAGAAGAATTCAAGATCATGGTATCTGAAGCAGCAAGGCCTTTCCTGACAGGTCGTACTGATAGATTCGTGAACGAGTTAGAACTGTTTCTAGCTTCATCTTTGACTATTGATGCTTTTGATAGCGTCTATATCCAACATTTGGGTTGGAAAGTTCCTGAAATGGTCGGGGAGGGTGAGGTAGGAGAACCAGTTGAACATACCCCTTTGGTTCCCCATTTGTACTTCTTTGATGAGGACTGCGATGAAAATGAATAG
- the LOC132645884 gene encoding uncharacterized protein LOC132645884 isoform X2, producing MAEDGRNGADQPGSDPNPCPICLATVTEESYLDQCFHKFCYGCILRWIKVVTSKHSHAPASVKCPLCKTENFSIVRSYSEGVFQQHYVNENLDNSAFFTKAHKYRLQCYYTDEGGLFDKFNVPRFWKLHKYLQPNPWLISWLRREIQALTQEEDVDIIVHHILGVIDSFRRNEQKQIKVTQAKQEEFKIMVSEAARPFLTGRTDRFVNELELFLASSLTIDAFDSVYIQHLGWKVPEMVGEGEVGEPVEHTPLVPHLYFFDEDCDENE from the exons ATGGCCGAAGACGGACGAAACGGGGCGGATCAACCGGGATCCGACCCGAACCCGTGCCCGATCTGTCTTGCAACAGTTACTGAAGAGTCCTACTTGGATCAATGTTTCC ACAAATTTTGCTACGGTTGCATTCTGCGTTGGATAAAGGTGGTTACGAGCAAGCACTCTCATGCACCTGCTTCAGTAAAGTGTCCTTTATGTAAG ACAGAGAACTTTTCTATTGTACGGAGCTACAGTGAAGGGGTTTTTCAACAACATTATGTTAATGAAAACTTGGACAATAG TGCGTTCTTCACAAAAGCTCACAAGTATAGATTGCAGTGCTACTATACTGATGAAG GGGGCTTATTTGACAAATTCAATGTGCCACGTTTTTGGAAGTTGCACAAGTATCTGCAGCCTAATccttggcttataagttggttgaGAAGAGAAATCCAGGCTTTGACTCAG GAGGAAGATGTAGATATTATTGTACATCATATACTTGGTGTGATTGATTCATTTAGAAG AAATGAGCAAAAGCAAATAAAAGTTACTCAAGCAAAGCAAGAAGAATTCAAGATCATGGTATCTGAAGCAGCAAGGCCTTTCCTGACAGGTCGTACTGATAGATTCGTGAACGAGTTAGAACTGTTTCTAGCTTCATCTTTGACTATTGATGCTTTTGATAGCGTCTATATCCAACATTTGGGTTGGAAAGTTCCTGAAATGGTCGGGGAGGGTGAGGTAGGAGAACCAGTTGAACATACCCCTTTGGTTCCCCATTTGTACTTCTTTGATGAGGACTGCGATGAAAATGAATAG
- the LOC132645885 gene encoding mevalonate kinase has product MEVRARAPGKIILAGEHAVVHGSAAVAASIDLYTYVSLRFPTPADNDETLSLQLKDVSLDFSWPVARIKEAFPNLETPTPPSSCSLETLKLIASLVDEQNIPEANIGLAAGVTAFLWLFTSIHGCKPAKAVVNSELPLGSGLGSSAAFCVALSAAILALSDSVTMDFSHQGWQVFGENELELVNKWAFEGEKIIHGKPSGIDNTVSTYGNMIKFKSGDLTRLRTNMPLKMLITNTKVGRNTKALVAGVSERTLRHPTAMASVFTAVDSISSEVGAIIQSPVPDDLAITEKEEKLAELMEMNQGLLQCMGVSHASIETVLQTTLKYKLSSKLTGAGGGGCVLTLLPTLLSGTIVDIVIADLETCGFQCLLAGIGGNGVEIHSASLPDVGAKDVNLS; this is encoded by the exons ATGGAGGTACGAGCAAGAGCCCCAGGGAAAATAATATTGGCTGGAGAACATGCTGTGGTTCATGGATCAGCTGCCGTTGCTGCCTCCATCGATCTCTATACTTATGTCTCCCTTCGTTTCCCTACTCCTGCCG ATAATGATGAAACATTAAGCCTCCAGCTTAAGGATGTGTCCTTAGATTTTTCCTGGCCAGTTGCAAGAATTAAAGAGGCTTTTCCAAACTTGGAAACTCCGACTCCACCATCCTCATGCTCACTGGAGACACTTAAATTAATTGCTTCTCTAGTCGATGAGCAGAACATTCCTGAGGCAAATATTGGTCTAGCTGCTGGCGTCACAGCTTTTCTTTGGCTGTTCACCTCAATCCATGG ATGCAAACCAGCAAAAGCAGTTGTCAATTCTGAGCTTCCACTGGGATCAGGCTTGGGTTCATCTGCAGCTTTTTGTGTTGCACTCTCTGCAGCCATTCTTGCTTTGTCCGATTCAGTCACTATGGATTTCAGCCACCAAGGTTGGCAAGTATTTGGTGAGAATGAGCTGGAATTGGTGAATAAATGGGCTTTTGAGGGCGAGAAAATAATTCATGGGAAGCCATCTGGTATTGACAACACAGTGAGCACGTACG GAAACATGATCAAGTTTAAGTCAGGTGATTTGACACGCCTCAGAACAAACATGCCACTTAAAATGCTGATAACTAACACAAAGGTTGGGAGAAATACAAAGGCATTGGTAGCTGGCGTCTCAGAAAGGACCTTGAGGCATCCGACTGCTATGGCTTCTGTGTTTACTGCAGTGGATTCTATCAGTAGTGAAGTGGGTGCAATTATTCAATCACCTGTCCCAGATGATCTTGCCATAACCGAGAAAGAAGAAAAACTGGCTGAGTTGATGGAGATGAACCAAGGACTGCTTCAGTGCATGGGTGTTAGCCATGCTTCTATAGAAACTGTTCTTCAAACAACTCTAAAGTACAAACTATCTTCCAAGTTAACTGGAGCTGGTGGTGGAGGCTGTGTTTTGACATTACTACCAACTC TTCTGTCAGGAACAATTGTTGATATAGTGATAGCTGATTTAGAAACATGCGGATTCCAATGCCTGCTTGCTGGTATTGGTGGAAACGGCGTAGAGATTCATTCAGCGTCACTTCCTGATGTTGGAGCCAAGGACGTCAATTTGTCATGA
- the LOC132645887 gene encoding uncharacterized GPI-anchored protein At3g06035-like isoform X2: MSHCFYTLECGHGDEEGHVLSGINSYRQSHNVPALTKHDKADCLADEIADELENQPCPRGGITPGPASQFAQYPKLLDKCDININTTTDGVILPVCVHDRVATLVITNYTQSQHARYLNNSKYTGAGIGTENDWTVLVLTTNTVGGSFASGATSMISHVFGCSHYLMFLLLGLFLVNYVH; encoded by the exons ATGTCTCATTGTTTCTACACTCTTGAATGTGGACATGGAG ATGAGGAAGGACACGTTCTTTCGGGTATCAACAGTTACCGACAATCCCACAACGTACCAGCGCTAACAAAGCACGACAAAGCAGATTGCCTAGCTGACGAAATCGCAGACGAGTTGGAAAACCAACCATGCCCTAGGGGCGGCATTACACCCGGTCCGGCATCTCAATTTGCTCAGTACCCGAAACTCTTAGATAAGTGCGACATAAACATTAACACGACAACGGACGGCGTTATCCTCCCGGTTTGTGTCCATGACCGTGTTGCGACCCTTGTGATAACGAACTATACTCAGTCTCAGCATGCGAGGTACCTTAACAATTCTAAGTACACTGGAGCTGGAATTGGCACTGAGAATGATTGGACTGTCTTGGTCTTGACCACAAATACTGTCGGTGGAAGCTTTGCTAGTGGAGCTACTAGCATGATTAGTCATGTGTTTGGTTGTAGCCATTATTTGATGTTCTTGTTGTTAGGTCTCTTCCTAGTTAATTATGTTCATTAA
- the LOC132645886 gene encoding NADPH-dependent aldehyde reductase 1, chloroplastic-like: MYSRFLPCSATVLSSTFTTHFRNTQLCSFSLTTPNNTTYKRRRSSYPPVNIIVRSMASGGQTFPPQKQEAQPGKEHVMDPTPHHSSQDYKPANKLRGKVALVTGGDSGIGRAVCHCFALEGATVAFTYVKSQEEKDAQDTLGLLRQAKAADAKDPIAVATDLGFDDNCKKVVDEVVGAYGRIDILVNNAAEQYEASSVEEINEERLERVFRTNIFSYFFVTRHALKHMKEGSSIINTTSVNAYKGNAKLLDYTATKGAIVAFTRGLALQLVERGIRVNGVAPGPIWTPLIPASFTEEECANFGKQVPMKRAGQPIEVAPSYVFLASSPESSYITGQVIHPNGGTIVNA, encoded by the exons ATGTACTCTCGTTTTCTGCCTTGTTCAGCTACAGTTTTGTCTTCCACTTTCACCACTCACTTCCGTAACACTCAGCTTTGCTCTTTCTCTTTAACTACTCCAAACAACACCACTTATAAGAGAAGAAGATCATCATATCCCCCGGTTAATATTATTGTGAGATCAATGGCGTCTGGTGGCCAAACATTCCCACCCCAGAAACAGGAAGCTCAGCCTGGCAAAGAACATGTCATGGACCCTACTCCTCACCATTCTAGCCAGGATTATAAGCCCGCCAACAAGCTAAGA GGCAAGGTAGCGCTGGTGACAGGAGGCGATTCTGGCATTGGACGAGCAGTCTGCCATTGCTTTGCGCTGGAGGGTGCAACTGTAGCCTTCACTTACGTTAAGTCTCAAGAAGAAAAAGATGCCCAAGACACACTTGGATTGCTGAGGCAAGCCAAGGCGGCAGATGCAAAGGATCCAATTGCAGTGGCAACAGACTTGGGATTCGACGACAACTGCAAAAAGGTCGTTGATGAGGTTGTGGGTGCCTATGGTCGGATTGATATTCTAGTGAATAATGCTGCAGAGCAATACGAGGCTAGCTCTGTTGAGGAGATCAATGAGGAAAGGCTTGAGAGAGTCTTTAGAACTAACATTTTCTCTTACTTCTTTGTCACTAG GCATGCTTTGAAACACATGAAGGAAGGTAGCAGCATAATAAACACAACATCAGTGAATGCATACAAGGGGAATGCAAAGCTGCTTGATTACACAGCCACAAAGGGTGCAATTGTTGCATTTACTAGAGGACTTGCCCTTCAGCTTGTCGAGAGGGGCATACGAGTTAATGGCGTTGCCCCTGGTCCAATTTGGACACCATTGATTCCAGCTTCGTTTACTGAAGAGGAATGTGCGAATTTTGGGAAACAAGTGCCAATGAAGAGGGCTGGTCAGCCTATAGAGGTGGCCCCCTCGTATGTTTTCCTGGCTTCTAGCCCTGAATCCTCCTATATAACTGGCCAAGTTATCCACCCTAATG GTGGGACGATAGTCAATGCTTAA
- the LOC132645887 gene encoding uncharacterized GPI-anchored protein At3g06035-like isoform X1 — MASFRVPPAAFLFLIAPLLILAPVNCDDEEGHVLSGINSYRQSHNVPALTKHDKADCLADEIADELENQPCPRGGITPGPASQFAQYPKLLDKCDININTTTDGVILPVCVHDRVATLVITNYTQSQHARYLNNSKYTGAGIGTENDWTVLVLTTNTVGGSFASGATSMISHVFGCSHYLMFLLLGLFLVNYVH; from the exons ATGGCGTCATTTAGGGTTCCTCCTGCTGCTTTTTTGTTTCTGATTGCACCTCTCCTTATCTTGGCTCCGGTGAACTGCGATG ATGAGGAAGGACACGTTCTTTCGGGTATCAACAGTTACCGACAATCCCACAACGTACCAGCGCTAACAAAGCACGACAAAGCAGATTGCCTAGCTGACGAAATCGCAGACGAGTTGGAAAACCAACCATGCCCTAGGGGCGGCATTACACCCGGTCCGGCATCTCAATTTGCTCAGTACCCGAAACTCTTAGATAAGTGCGACATAAACATTAACACGACAACGGACGGCGTTATCCTCCCGGTTTGTGTCCATGACCGTGTTGCGACCCTTGTGATAACGAACTATACTCAGTCTCAGCATGCGAGGTACCTTAACAATTCTAAGTACACTGGAGCTGGAATTGGCACTGAGAATGATTGGACTGTCTTGGTCTTGACCACAAATACTGTCGGTGGAAGCTTTGCTAGTGGAGCTACTAGCATGATTAGTCATGTGTTTGGTTGTAGCCATTATTTGATGTTCTTGTTGTTAGGTCTCTTCCTAGTTAATTATGTTCATTAA